A window of the Synchiropus splendidus isolate RoL2022-P1 chromosome 6, RoL_Sspl_1.0, whole genome shotgun sequence genome harbors these coding sequences:
- the parp3 gene encoding protein mono-ADP-ribosyltransferase PARP3, with product MARKRRAAAAAATAATKAGGKKVKQEPVTSKPKDAFTSTKEALLAAGPQAKGKRKMDDHCALPSSTEVHEDYDCMLNQTNIGNNNNKFYVIQVLKDQKSFYTWNRWGRVGENGQSKLSPFDNVANAIKDFEKKFKDKTQNNWNDRENFVSHPRKYTLIEVDGDQDAEVKVDSVDGKVSTPREYLPCTLDKATQKLIELIFNNDMFKEAMEHMNLDIKKMPLGKLSKMQIAKGFEVLEEIEAAMNQKSNAAKLEELSSKFFTTIPHNFGRRIPPTIKTAETVRSKKEMLLILADIEIAQTLKTETEKAQEGKVETVPHPLDQDYTSLKCQLTLMDRSTEIFKIIEKYLTQTACAYNKTKIVNVWEVDRELEGDRFLEHEELENRRLLWHGTNIAVVAAILKSGLRIMPHSGGRVGRGIYFASENAKSAGYVRTSKNTGVMFLSEVALGKEYTITRDNSSLKKAPNGFNSVVARGSWEPDPTQDTFITLENKQVAVPQGKAIAQPQYSDSHFSNSEYLIYQESQCRLRYLLELHM from the exons GCCACAAGCGAAGGGCAAGAGGAAGATGGACGATCACTGCGCACTCCCGAGCTCCACCGAG GTCCACGAAGACTACGACTGTATGCTCAATCAGACCAACattggaaacaacaacaacaagttttATGTCATTCAAGTCCTCAAAGACCAAAAGTCCTTCTACACGTGGAACAGATGGGGCCGTGTG GGCGAAAACGGACAAAGCAAACTAAGTCCCTTTGACAATGTTGCCAATGCCATCAAGGACTTTGAAAAAAAGTTCAAAGACAAGACCCAGAACAACTGGAACGATCGTGAGAATTTTGTGTCTCACCCACGCAAGTACACCCTTATAGAGGTGGACGGGGACCAGGATGCAGAAGTCAAG gTGGATTCTGTGGACGGGAAAGTGTCGACCCCACGAGAATATCTGCCCTGCACACTTGACAAAGCCACACAGAAGCTCATTGAGCTCATATTTAACAACGACATGTTCAAGGAAGCCATGGAACACATGAACCTAG ACATCAAGAAGATGCCGTTGGGTAAACTCAGCAAGATGCAGATTGCTAAAGGCTTCGAGGTTCTGGAGGAGATTGAGGCGGCTATGAACCAAAAAAGCAACGCAGCTAAACTGGAAGAGCTGTCATCCAAGTTCTTCACCACCATCCCACATAATTTTGGGCGCAGGATTCCGCCCACCATCAAAACTGCTGAGACTGTGAGAAGTAAAAAAGAGATGCTCTTG ATATTGGCCGACATCGAGATCGCACAGACCCTGAAAACTGAAACCGAGAAGGCCCAGGAAGGGAAGGTAGAGACTGTTCCTCACCCTCTTGACCAGGACTACACGTCTCTAAAATGCCAGCTGACTCTGATGGACAGAAGTACAGAAATATTCAAG ATTATAGAGAAGTATCTGACGCAAACTGCATGTGCCTATAATAAAACCAAGATTGTCAATGTGTGGGAAGTGGATCGTGAGCTGGAG GGAGATCGCTTCTTGGAGCACGAGGAGCTGGAGAACCGTCGCCTGCTCTGGCACGGCACCAACATCGCGGTGGTGGCCGCCATCCTCAAAAGTGGCCTGAGAATTATGCCTCACTCTGGGGGACGTGTTGGTCGTGGGATCTACTTTGCATCTGAAAATGCCAAGTCAGCAGGTTATG TCCGCACCTCTAAAAACACTGGCGTGATGTTTCTGAGTGAGGTCGCCCTTGGCAAAGAGTATACCATCACTCGAGACAACAGTTCCTTGAAAAAGGCTCCCAATGGCTTCAACAGTGTGGTGGCACGAGGATCCTGGGAGCCAG ATCCCACTCAGGACACCTTCATCACCCTGGAAAATAAGCAGGTAGCGGTGCCGCAGGGCAAGGCCATTGCCCAGCCTCAGTACTCCGACAGTCACTTCAGCAACAGTGAGTATCTCATCTACCAAGAGAGCCAGTGTCGCCTTCGCTACCTGCTGGAGCTCCACATGTAG